One genomic region from Mycobacteriales bacterium encodes:
- a CDS encoding alpha-ketoglutarate-dependent dioxygenase AlkB: CRFRFGNTTNRSKPYTDVELASGDLFVFGGPSRMAFHGVPKVYPGTADPESGLPTGRLNLTLRVTGLT; encoded by the coding sequence TGCCGCTTCCGGTTCGGCAACACGACCAACCGCAGCAAGCCCTACACCGACGTTGAATTGGCCTCCGGTGATCTGTTCGTCTTCGGCGGGCCGTCCCGCATGGCCTTCCACGGCGTACCGAAGGTCTATCCAGGCACCGCCGATCCGGAGTCGGGGCTGCCCACCGGGCGGCTCAACCTCACACTGCGGGTCACCGGCCTGACCTGA